Within the Halorhabdus rudnickae genome, the region TCGACGCGACCGACGACGAGTTCGCCCGGATCGGGCCAGCCGCTGAACTTCATCGTTGCTCGACGGTCTCGACTACGTCGCCCTCGATCGTGGCCTTCCCGCCAGTCGGGCGGGCCAGCGTGTTCCCACACACCGCGCAGGCGACCTCGCTTGCGGCCTTGCCGAAGACGACTTGTTCGTTCTCACAGTCCGGACAGCGCACGCTGTAGAAGCTTCCCGGCATGATTTACTCCTGGAACTCCAGTCGGCCAGCGCGCCATCCTTCACGAAGGTGGGCGTTGCCACACTCCGAGCAGCGGTATGTGAGGTTGGTCTTCTTCGTCGGTTTGTCGCCACCGGGAACCTTCGAGAACTTGCCGTCGTTCCCGATGCCCGACTGACGCTCACGCTGGCGGCCATTGACTTTCGTCATGCCCGTTGCACGGCCCTGTCGGACCTTCTCGACCTCGTGTTCGTGATGTTCGTTACAGTTGGGACAGTAGGTGTTAAATCGGCGTGGCATCTCCATGATATCGACCTTGCGGGTGGGTTGGACAGCGCCGCTTAAAACCCGTTTGGTTCAACGCCGGTAGCGGCCCGTCAACGACTCACAGGAGGCCCGGATCGGCCCTGATTGACGCCGGCCGTTGCATGCTCCGAAGCGCTTAATGCCGCGTTGGGCCAACCCGGCCATATGAAGCGACTCATCGTCCATGGAGATCCCGGGATTCGGAAGGACACGGTCATCGAGTACGACGGCGAGGAGTACGTGTGCTTCGGAATCGCCCGTCA harbors:
- a CDS encoding 30S ribosomal protein S27e, with the protein product MPGSFYSVRCPDCENEQVVFGKAASEVACAVCGNTLARPTGGKATIEGDVVETVEQR
- a CDS encoding 50S ribosomal protein L44e; its protein translation is MEMPRRFNTYCPNCNEHHEHEVEKVRQGRATGMTKVNGRQRERQSGIGNDGKFSKVPGGDKPTKKTNLTYRCSECGNAHLREGWRAGRLEFQE